Within Actinoplanes sp. L3-i22, the genomic segment CTGGAACGCTCCCCCGTCGAGATCGGCGTCCTTCTCGTAGTTCCCGGACGCCGCCACCACCACGGTGTCGGACAACTCCTGGTCACCACTCTCCGGCAGGAGCTGCTCGGCGGTCAGCCGCCAGGACAGCAGCCGCGGATCGGAGTCGTCGTGCGGCGCGGCCCGCCACCACCAGACCCCGCCGGCCACCAGGATCAGGGCGGCCGTCCCGTGCAGGATCGCCCCGCGTACCCGTTCGCTCACGCTGCGACTGTAGAGAACTCGAGCAGCGCCCCGTACAACGTGAGGCCGGGACCGAACGCGAGCATGACCACCCGACGCGGCGGCCGCGCCTGCCGGCGCAGCGCTTCCAGGGCCAGGAGGACGGTCGGTGAGGAGCAATTTCCGTACGCCGACAGCACGCCCCGCGAGGCGGCGAGTGCCTGGTCGTCGAGGCCCAGCCGGTCCTGCACCACGTCGAGGATCTTCGGCC encodes:
- a CDS encoding DUF6023 family protein — protein: MSERVRGAILHGTAALILVAGGVWWWRAAPHDDSDPRLLSWRLTAEQLLPESGDQELSDTVVVAASGNYEKDADLDGGAFQVAVVCAGADGSRVRVSFGDDESGRGLPCSGTRTPEVFSVGVGSQLRVRVTVDEQGPVVFRYTLERAAPN